The following are encoded in a window of Kitasatospora sp. NBC_01250 genomic DNA:
- a CDS encoding amino acid adenylation domain-containing protein produces MQSELCLHQIFAQQAALRPGAPAVCDTAEELTYRQLDERAARLAAVILREVAGPGARVGLHLARGNAVVVAILATLKAGCAYVPLDPAYPAERVQYMADDASVDLVLTDADPAAGGSTVPAAKRVVTIDPGLWADDAPRADEVEVSPQAPAYVIYTSGSSGTPKGVEVSHANVTALLAAFDQLLETDSSDVWTLFHSYCFDFSVGELWGALAHGAKLVVVPAQAARSPEAMLDLLAAEQVTVLNQVTSAFRYLSRAATAAGSTAGAKAAQALRYVIFGGEVADIDAVREWRQVLGTNTAFVNVYGITETTVFATGRQLLPAEIDVPIGSPAPAGSADPALNIGPPLDGFELAVLTPEGDLTEPGEIGEIYLAGPQLAIGYLNRPELDAERYPVLALPGQEPRRYYRSGDLVMLRADGALEYAGRADDQVKINGYRIEIGEVETALRATPGIGDLVVVPTTSRVGEKMLVAFYTAPDGGAPDAGLAERLTGHARAALPAFMVPGRFVHVPELPLSPAGKTDKRALAARLR; encoded by the coding sequence ATGCAGTCAGAACTCTGCCTTCACCAGATATTCGCCCAGCAGGCCGCGCTGCGGCCGGGCGCCCCGGCGGTCTGCGACACCGCCGAGGAGTTGACGTACCGTCAGCTCGACGAGCGGGCCGCCAGGCTGGCGGCGGTGATCCTGCGCGAGGTGGCCGGCCCCGGCGCCCGGGTCGGCCTGCACCTGGCCCGCGGCAACGCGGTGGTGGTCGCGATCCTGGCCACCTTGAAGGCGGGCTGCGCCTATGTGCCGCTCGACCCGGCCTACCCGGCCGAGCGGGTGCAGTACATGGCCGACGACGCCTCGGTCGACCTGGTGCTGACCGACGCGGACCCCGCCGCCGGCGGCAGCACCGTCCCGGCGGCGAAGCGGGTCGTCACGATCGACCCGGGCCTCTGGGCGGACGACGCACCGCGGGCCGACGAGGTCGAGGTGTCCCCGCAGGCCCCGGCCTACGTCATCTACACCTCGGGTTCCAGCGGCACCCCCAAGGGCGTCGAGGTCTCGCACGCCAACGTGACCGCCCTGCTGGCCGCCTTCGACCAGCTGCTGGAGACCGACAGCAGCGACGTGTGGACGCTCTTCCACTCCTACTGCTTCGACTTCTCCGTCGGGGAGTTGTGGGGCGCTCTTGCCCACGGCGCCAAGCTCGTGGTGGTCCCCGCCCAGGCGGCCCGCTCCCCCGAGGCGATGCTGGACCTGCTCGCCGCCGAGCAGGTGACCGTGCTCAACCAGGTCACCTCGGCCTTCCGCTACCTCTCCCGGGCGGCCACCGCCGCGGGCTCGACCGCCGGTGCCAAGGCGGCCCAGGCGCTGCGCTACGTGATCTTCGGCGGCGAGGTCGCGGATATCGACGCCGTCCGTGAGTGGCGCCAGGTCCTGGGCACGAACACCGCGTTCGTCAACGTGTACGGGATCACCGAGACCACCGTCTTCGCCACCGGCCGTCAGCTGCTGCCCGCCGAGATCGACGTGCCGATCGGCTCCCCCGCCCCCGCGGGATCCGCCGACCCCGCACTCAACATCGGTCCGCCGCTGGACGGCTTCGAGCTGGCCGTGCTGACACCCGAAGGCGATCTCACCGAGCCCGGCGAGATCGGCGAAATCTACCTGGCAGGACCGCAGTTGGCGATCGGCTACCTGAACCGGCCGGAGCTCGACGCCGAGCGCTACCCGGTCCTCGCACTGCCGGGCCAGGAGCCCCGGCGCTACTACCGCAGCGGCGACCTGGTCATGCTCCGCGCCGACGGCGCCTTGGAGTACGCCGGCCGCGCGGACGACCAGGTGAAGATCAACGGCTACCGGATCGAGATCGGCGAGGTCGAGACGGCGCTGCGCGCCACCCCCGGCATCGGCGACCTGGTCGTGGTGCCGACCACCAGCCGGGTCGGCGAGAAGATGCTGGTGGCCTTCTACACCGCCCCCGACGGCGGCGCGCCGGATGCCGGCCTGGCCGAGCGGCTGACCGGCCACGCCCGGGCCGCGCTGCCCGCCTTCATGGTGCCCGGACGGTTCGTCCACGTGCCCGAGCTGCCGCTGAGCCCCGCCGGCAAGACCGACAAGCGCGCGCTCGCCGCGCGGCTGCGCTAA
- a CDS encoding MbtH family protein, with translation MFEDGDDRQYLVVRNHEEQYSLWPEGRELPAGWQGVGVTGDKAACLARIKEIWTDLRPLSLR, from the coding sequence ATGTTCGAGGATGGCGACGACCGCCAGTACCTCGTGGTGCGCAACCACGAGGAGCAGTACTCCCTCTGGCCCGAGGGCCGGGAGCTGCCGGCCGGCTGGCAGGGCGTCGGCGTGACGGGCGACAAGGCCGCGTGCCTGGCCCGCATCAAGGAGATCTGGACCGATCTGCGTCCGCTCAGCCTGCGCTGA
- a CDS encoding thioesterase II family protein, protein MRNRWLLRFPPRPGARIRLLCLPGAGAAAAMYRSWGELLPSEVEVCAVQLPGRGGRLREPLYTLMDPLAEDLAEAVLAEPALPTVIFGHSLGSVIGFELADRLRDSAGHAPLALVAAGHRAPRLGSAALPYHRLGDRELAEIMVALGGTPEEVLARPEVLRLALPSIRADFELDFTYRYRERPALSIPISVYGGLADTTVAESELDAWRSHTSGAFSLRMLPGDHFFPTGPSGPELLGLLTADLLQQV, encoded by the coding sequence GTGAGGAACCGCTGGCTGCTGCGCTTCCCGCCGCGCCCCGGGGCCCGGATCCGCCTGCTCTGCCTGCCCGGGGCCGGTGCCGCCGCCGCGATGTACCGCTCCTGGGGCGAGCTGCTGCCGAGCGAGGTGGAGGTCTGCGCCGTCCAACTGCCCGGCCGCGGCGGCCGGCTGCGGGAGCCGCTGTACACCCTGATGGACCCGCTGGCCGAGGACCTGGCCGAGGCGGTGCTGGCCGAGCCCGCGCTGCCCACGGTGATCTTCGGGCACAGTCTCGGCTCGGTGATCGGCTTCGAACTGGCCGACCGACTGCGGGACTCGGCCGGCCACGCGCCGCTCGCCCTGGTGGCGGCCGGCCACCGGGCACCCCGGCTCGGCAGCGCCGCGCTGCCCTACCACCGGCTGGGTGACCGGGAGTTGGCCGAGATCATGGTCGCGCTCGGCGGCACGCCCGAGGAGGTGCTGGCCCGCCCCGAGGTGTTGCGCCTGGCACTGCCCTCGATCCGGGCCGACTTCGAGCTCGACTTCACCTACCGCTACCGGGAGCGCCCGGCGCTGTCGATCCCGATCAGCGTCTACGGCGGCCTGGCCGACACCACGGTCGCGGAGTCCGAGCTCGACGCCTGGCGCAGCCACACCAGTGGCGCGTTCAGCCTGCGGATGCTCCCGGGCGACCACTTCTTCCCCACCGGTCCGAGCGGCCCCGAGCTGCTCGGCCTGCTGACGGCGGACCTGCTCCAGCAGGTCTGA
- a CDS encoding amino acid adenylation domain-containing protein — protein sequence MTDTDPTGGLPGAGRSPARTAPASFAQRRLWFLDHFTGGNAAYNLVSALRLRGPLDTAALHRSLQHLVDRHEILRTTFAAESGEPHQLIAAELRLPLPVIDLTGVPAAEQTERASILVAEEALREFDLATGPLIRTSLLRLGAEDHGLAVICHHAIGDAWSMARFHLELSTLYAAYRAGETPRLDPLPMQFADYAELERTELLGEPAQQALARLCERLAGAPAVLELPTTYTRPAVQGYEGAVHAFTLEPELWQRVLLTSRRHRVTPFMTLLTAYALLLSRLSGAQDLVIGSPSAGRTSSAAQSLIGMFVNTLPLRMDLTGDPRFAELLQRARRTTLAAIGDQGVPLEQLVTALRLDRTASHDPLFQHMFALQQPNSFPELAGVEVDVLPARPATTFSDLWLEITPRGDGALAVIRYRTELFDAPSVARMAEQYRNLLDDALERPEAKAAELSLLSPAQAEQILREWSRSAEPHAWDLPVHQLIERQAEATPERGAVAFEGTGLSYAELTERARLIAACLAEQGARPGQVVALCLPRGLELVPAILAVLRGGGAYLPLSTEDPAGRLAKLVRLSGAAQVLTTAELADSFAGAGVPVLAVDTLTGPATAPAAARVDPDDLAYVIYTSGSTGEPKGVGVPHRGLANRIHALQDSQRLTPADRVMQKTPYTFDVSVQELLWPLTAGATLVMAAPDGHRDPGYLVDLIEREAVTTVHFVPPMLEAFLEEPDLERCKSLQRVFCSGQALPAQLTQRCLDRLPVRLTNFYGPTEASIEVTEWQCPPPPAGSGALREARVPIGRPIAGVEVYVLDGQLRPVPVGVPGELFLGGVALARGYLGRPELTADRFVPHPYGDTPGARLYRTGDLVRWRADATIEFLSRNDHQLKVRGFRIEPGEIENVLRDQAEVQDALVTTTPAATPGGEPALTAYLVLTAGAGTADGFTAVLRERLRDQLPRYMVPGHLVVLPRFPLNSSGKVDRAALPLPDRHRCGEPTGPRDELERTLAEIWAEVLGRPQTGVDEDFFEIGGDSLKSIRVVHRAREAGLAISVSQLFHHPTIGELADRLRQGGTP from the coding sequence GTGACCGACACCGACCCGACCGGCGGCCTGCCGGGCGCCGGACGGTCGCCGGCCAGGACCGCGCCGGCCTCCTTCGCCCAGCGGCGGCTCTGGTTCCTGGACCACTTCACCGGCGGCAACGCCGCCTACAACCTGGTCTCGGCCCTGCGCCTGCGCGGCCCGCTGGACACCGCCGCGCTGCACCGCTCGCTCCAGCACCTGGTGGACCGGCACGAGATCCTGCGCACCACCTTCGCGGCCGAGTCCGGCGAGCCGCACCAGCTGATCGCCGCCGAGCTGCGACTCCCCCTGCCCGTCATCGACCTGACCGGCGTCCCGGCCGCCGAGCAGACCGAGCGGGCCAGCATCCTGGTGGCCGAGGAGGCCCTGCGCGAGTTCGACCTCGCCACCGGCCCGCTGATCCGCACCAGCCTGCTGCGGCTGGGCGCCGAGGACCACGGGCTGGCGGTGATCTGCCACCACGCGATCGGCGACGCCTGGTCGATGGCCCGCTTCCACCTGGAGCTGTCCACCCTCTACGCGGCCTACCGGGCCGGTGAGACGCCCCGGCTCGACCCGTTGCCGATGCAGTTCGCCGACTACGCGGAGCTGGAGCGGACGGAGCTGCTCGGCGAACCGGCCCAGCAGGCGCTGGCGCGGCTCTGCGAGCGGCTGGCCGGGGCGCCGGCCGTGCTCGAACTCCCCACCACCTACACCCGCCCGGCCGTCCAGGGCTACGAGGGCGCCGTCCACGCGTTCACCCTGGAGCCCGAGTTGTGGCAGCGCGTGCTGCTCACCTCGCGCCGGCACCGGGTCACCCCGTTCATGACCCTGCTGACCGCCTACGCCCTGCTGCTCTCCCGGCTCTCCGGCGCGCAGGACCTGGTGATCGGCAGTCCCTCGGCCGGGCGCACGAGCTCCGCGGCCCAGTCGCTGATCGGCATGTTCGTCAACACCCTGCCGCTGCGGATGGACCTGACCGGCGACCCGCGCTTCGCCGAACTGCTGCAGCGCGCCCGGCGCACCACGCTGGCCGCGATCGGCGACCAGGGCGTGCCGCTGGAGCAGCTGGTGACCGCGCTGCGGCTGGACCGCACGGCCAGCCACGACCCGCTGTTCCAGCACATGTTCGCGCTCCAGCAGCCGAACTCGTTCCCGGAGCTGGCCGGGGTCGAGGTGGACGTGCTGCCGGCGCGGCCGGCCACCACCTTCAGCGACCTCTGGCTGGAGATCACCCCGCGCGGGGACGGCGCGCTGGCGGTCATCCGGTACCGGACCGAGCTGTTCGACGCGCCGAGCGTGGCACGGATGGCCGAGCAGTACCGCAACCTGCTGGACGACGCGCTGGAGCGGCCGGAGGCGAAGGCCGCCGAACTCTCGCTGCTCAGCCCGGCGCAGGCCGAGCAGATCCTGCGGGAGTGGAGCCGCAGCGCCGAACCGCACGCCTGGGACCTGCCGGTGCACCAGCTGATCGAGCGCCAGGCCGAGGCCACGCCCGAGCGCGGCGCGGTGGCCTTCGAGGGCACCGGGCTGAGCTATGCCGAACTGACCGAGCGGGCCCGGCTGATCGCCGCCTGCCTGGCCGAGCAGGGCGCGCGCCCGGGCCAGGTGGTGGCGCTCTGCCTGCCGCGCGGGCTGGAGCTGGTGCCCGCGATCCTGGCCGTGCTGCGCGGCGGCGGCGCCTACCTGCCGCTGTCCACCGAGGACCCGGCCGGGCGGCTGGCCAAGCTGGTGCGCCTGTCGGGCGCCGCCCAGGTGCTGACCACGGCCGAGCTGGCCGACTCCTTCGCCGGGGCGGGGGTGCCGGTGCTGGCGGTCGACACCCTCACCGGGCCCGCCACGGCGCCCGCGGCGGCCCGCGTCGACCCGGACGACCTGGCCTACGTCATCTACACCTCCGGCTCCACCGGCGAGCCCAAGGGGGTGGGCGTGCCGCACCGGGGGCTGGCCAACCGGATCCACGCCCTGCAGGACTCCCAGCGCCTGACCCCGGCGGACCGGGTGATGCAGAAGACCCCGTACACCTTCGACGTGTCGGTCCAGGAGCTGCTCTGGCCGCTGACCGCCGGCGCGACGCTGGTGATGGCGGCGCCGGACGGGCACCGCGACCCCGGCTACCTGGTCGACCTGATCGAGCGCGAGGCCGTCACCACGGTGCACTTCGTGCCGCCGATGCTGGAGGCCTTCCTGGAGGAGCCGGACCTGGAGCGGTGCAAGTCGCTGCAGCGGGTCTTCTGCAGCGGGCAGGCGCTGCCGGCCCAGCTGACGCAGCGCTGCCTGGACCGGCTGCCGGTGCGGCTGACCAACTTCTACGGGCCCACCGAGGCCTCCATCGAGGTCACCGAGTGGCAGTGCCCGCCGCCACCGGCCGGCTCCGGTGCCCTGCGCGAGGCCCGGGTGCCGATCGGACGGCCCATCGCGGGCGTCGAAGTGTACGTGCTGGACGGGCAGTTGCGGCCCGTTCCGGTCGGCGTTCCCGGCGAGCTGTTCCTCGGCGGGGTGGCGCTGGCCCGCGGCTACCTGGGCCGGCCCGAGCTGACCGCCGACCGCTTCGTGCCGCACCCCTACGGCGACACCCCCGGTGCCCGGCTCTACCGCACCGGCGACCTGGTGCGCTGGCGGGCGGACGCCACCATCGAGTTCCTGAGCCGCAACGACCACCAGCTGAAGGTCCGCGGCTTCCGGATCGAGCCCGGCGAGATCGAGAACGTGCTGCGCGACCAGGCCGAGGTGCAGGACGCGCTGGTCACCACCACCCCCGCCGCCACCCCCGGCGGCGAACCGGCGCTCACCGCCTACCTGGTGCTCACCGCCGGTGCCGGGACGGCCGACGGGTTCACGGCGGTCCTGCGCGAACGGCTGCGCGACCAGCTGCCGCGCTACATGGTCCCCGGCCACCTGGTCGTGCTGCCCCGCTTCCCGCTCAACTCCAGCGGCAAGGTGGACCGCGCGGCGCTGCCGCTGCCCGACCGGCACCGCTGCGGCGAACCGACGGGGCCGCGCGACGAGCTGGAGCGCACCCTGGCGGAGATCTGGGCGGAGGTGCTGGGGCGCCCGCAGACCGGCGTGGACGAGGACTTCTTCGAGATCGGCGGCGACTCGCTGAAGAGCATCCGGGTGGTCCACCGCGCCCGCGAGGCCGGGCTGGCCATCAGCGTCAGCCAGCTCTTCCACCACCCCACCATCGGGGAGCTGGCCGATCGGCTGCGACAGGGGGGAACGCCGTGA